The Ipomoea triloba cultivar NCNSP0323 chromosome 13, ASM357664v1 genomic interval aataatattatgacttataaatgcacacaaaattactaattcacccctccataaatatatataataaataattcaacaaaTCATGACCATACATGAACTCAAGAttggcccttttttttttttgatcagaAAGGAGGGGATGAAACCCCAGGAACACATCTACAAATTCCTCTCACTACCTCTACACTGTCGTGTTCGGCCTAATCTATCGTCCTCAATTAGGTTCAAGATTCTTTGCGGTGGGTCTCTAATATCTTTGTATGAGTCTACACTGTGTCTGGCCATCTTGGCAATGCTATCTGCAACCATGTTTTGTTCCCGAAGTACATGATGCACTTGTATATCCCAATCTTTTTTCATCCAACTATGGCCCTCCTCAACAAGCATTCGGATATGTCCTATCAGGGTATCACGACCATTGATCCAATCCACTGCTTCTTTCGAATCACTTTGGATAACTAAATGCCGAACATCTTTCTTCCAAGCCCATTCTAAATCTTTGACAATTGCCCAAACTTCCGCTTCAATGGCATGTGTTGTGTAGAACGCTTGCATGAAACCTCCTAGCCACTCGCCTTGTGATTCTGTAGAGCACCACCGCACCCTGCAGTTCCTTCCGCATCTAGGCTCCCATCGACGTTGAGGCACCCTTAATTCTCATATGAACTATGGAACAGTAGTGGCACCGCCCAATACAAAGTTACAGACctgaaaagaaaaagatgctAAGGAATCCTCATAATgcgaaaaaaaagaagaagaaaaggaaaaggtaAAATTTAGTTGATGAAAATGATAGGGGTCAGTTTAGTATTGACCACAAGATTATTagacaatttttatatttaattttcaaatatgatttttgtcACTTTGATACAATGATACGTGATTTCCGTTTTTTAAAAATCACATCTAGTCattcaaacaatttttttgcTAAACAAAACTCCCAAAATGTGTCCTATTTTCTATTTGAAATTAACTAGGAATAAGATTCAAATTGACCAcagaacgtaacctgaaagtgcaattaggccactgaatgaaaaaaatgtgcaattatgTTACTGTACActtcaaatgcatgcaatttcacctgatagcatgttaccttccatttcatcaggttgcttGCTTACCTGGATGATGATGtggtattttaaaataattttttaataataaatataaaaattaaaaattaaaaaatattaattttaaatatttaatttttttaatattttaatactaatattttaatttttatttttaaattttattatttaataaatattaaaaattaaaattataaattaaaaaaattaattttttaatattttcaattaatttttaatttttaatttttaactttaaagtttattattaaaaaattaaaaaaatattttaaaatgctaacttaccatccatgtaagcaggcaacctgatgaaatgaaaGGTATCATGCTAtcaagtgaaattgcatgcatttggagtgttcagtggcctaattgcacttttttttttcgttcagtgacctaattgcattttcaggtttcgttcagtggccaatttgaatcttatttcCTACAATTTTTTTCCCTAAAGTGTTTATACATTCTAGCCGAATATGCttttaatttaaacttaaaaatatgACATGTTTAACTGTTTTCTATTTGCAATTTGGTTAGAATGTTTGAAATATTAAATGCAGCAAACAAATAGAATTTGTCTATCAgatattgcaaaaaaaaaaaaaaaatcagtaggtaaaataaaaaaaattaatataatgccATGGGATTAACATTAGTGACTTTAGTATaggaaaatggtttttttttttaaattaaatatttttttttctctgaaaGGGGGAGATGCAACGAAATGATATTACAGTGAAGAGATACCGTTGAAGAATATTTGATCTCCAGATGAGAAGGAAGGAATTATTGTtgtgtcatcattttttatctCTCAGTAAATTGATTAGCGCGACAAGCAAAGGtagaaaaaggggaaaaataaaaaataaaaaaataaaaaaaaaaggtaaattcCGAATTAGCAATAACGATCCGAAAATCGAGCTGAGAGGTGAGAGGGAGCTCCGCCTTGGCCAGAGACGGCTGGGAAAGGAGGGTTCATTTTCGTGTATGATCAAACTTCAGAGCCTCCTttgctttctctctctctctcctgcTCTCCCGCCTGATCCAATCTATCCCCGCTCCGGCACCGATTAGATTTTCCGGCAACTAAGGacaagagagagggagagagccACATTCTTCTCCCCCTTCTTTCAAACCCTCCCTGCATTCATTGCTCATCTTTTCCCTCCCCCATTATCAATCTCGCACTCGGATCATCATACAGATATATACTCTTTCCTGTTTTCCACCGCTAAATTTTAACAATAATATTGCAACACGAATCCAAGGCTTTCTAATTCTCATGCATTTTGATGATATTTTGAGTGAATTGAATACCGGAATATGATATTGAATGCATAACCGGGTTGGTTATACGATGCCGTTTGAATTGAATTTTACGTTTTCTCTCTGGTGATTTCCTTGGAAATATACGTGCGTGCATGCTCGTTTGATGTTTGTAACGCGGCTACTATACGTGTTGATGCAGAATTGAATTGGTGATTTGTCGGTGACTTTGGAGAATCCTCCTGTGTTATTGATATCTGCCGTGCTTGCAAAGGAATATGTATCAAACGTCAACTGCATCTTCTCATGATCTATCTAGCACCAACCGGCGAATGATCGACGTTAATTCTCCAAACATCCGACTTTATCAAGTCTGGAAAGGAAGTAATGTACGCTTGGCCCAATTTCTTCTTCACAATTCTTTCTACTTCTGCTTTTGTATGATACAATGTATGTACCAAAAAAAACGGATAGTTATACAAATTTACTCGATAACAGTGTATAGCATCCTCTGAAGAAAATTTTGAACTCGTTATGTATGTGTTATTTGCCATATATGTTTGAATCATTGAAGTTGGAATAGCTTATCCTCTCTTATTTGTCTTTGCAGAAATTCTTCTTTGGGGGCAGACTTATATTTGGACCAGATTTCAAATCAATATGTTTCACATTGTGCTTAATTTTGGTTCCAGTACTCttcttttgtgtttttgttgcAGAAGGACTTATCAATAAACTCCCCAGCCGAGTAGGCTATATTCTTCTAGCAGTAGCTGTTATTTTTACTACCCATGTGAGTTTTTTCCCTTCCCTGGTCAAATCTGAAATCCCACTTTATCTGCTTGGAAATCCTTATTTTATGAGCTGTTAGCTACTTAGCTTCCCTTTCAACAAAATAATAGACATTATCTGACTGGAAATCCCATGTTATGAACATTAAACTGGTTGAATTGAACAAAGATTAGCTGTGGGATCTTAGTGTGTAATATCTAGTTTTTGAGAATATAAATATGAGATTGTTAGATTATCATAACAATAATCTCTAATTTATTGATTATGTCAAGGAATGCAGATTATTGTTCTTCTGTTTCTCACTTCGGGAAGAGATCCTGGAATAATTCCCCGAAATTTCCACCCCCCGGAACTAGATGATGAAGCAGATACATCAAGTATCTCAACTGACTGGGCAGGGAGTCAGAGTGGTATAAGTTTACCCCCAACAAAAAGTGTTACAGTCAATGGAATAGTTGTCAGGGTCAAATACTGTCAAACATGCATGCTATACCGCCCACCACGCTGCTCTCATTGTTCTATATGTAACAACTGTGTTGAACGCTTTGATCACCATTGCCCGTGGGTGGGACAATGTATTGGAAAGGTAGGCGTAAGCTTGCTATCAGTCTGGAAGAATGTCCTGTAAGCATGGTATAGTATGTCCTCATAAATTGAGTAGCCTAACATAGTTATGCCATTAAGGCCCATTTTAACTATGCTCCTTCTTTACCTACTGGGTGTATTTTTCTGGAAGTCTTCCTTTTGATATGTTGTTATTATAAGTAtcattatttaacttttaaccTGACAGTCTTGGTTTCAACTTTTTTGCAGAGAAATTATCGGCACTTTTTCATGTTTGTTTCCTCTACAACTCTCTTGTGCCTGTACATTTTCGCTTGCTGTTG includes:
- the LOC116002670 gene encoding probable protein S-acyltransferase 7, coding for MYQTSTASSHDLSSTNRRMIDVNSPNIRLYQVWKGSNKFFFGGRLIFGPDFKSICFTLCLILVPVLFFCVFVAEGLINKLPSRVGYILLAVAVIFTTHIIVLLFLTSGRDPGIIPRNFHPPELDDEADTSSISTDWAGSQSGISLPPTKSVTVNGIVVRVKYCQTCMLYRPPRCSHCSICNNCVERFDHHCPWVGQCIGKRNYRHFFMFVSSTTLLCLYIFACCCVNIRLIMKSGNFSFWKAFAKSPCSGILMIYTFIVSWFVGGLTSFHIYLILTNQTTYENFRYRYERKMNPYNIGIAHNFRDVFCSTIPASKNNFRAMVKADFSSSFNSSAYPTSSSLSPEMSKVSHNIEIDKRQTVEKNEFEDIRKQIKSIGDLERCEPKRNNWDHKRERSPESHLTNVETQVEHGAKDREKNTRAR